A single Crateriforma conspicua DNA region contains:
- a CDS encoding diguanylate cyclase → MKLFRTYFAALRIAFALTCVSVGLLISAQMFGVVPDVDHERTKAKQSYCESVAIHAAMAVRRGQWSDLDGTLKTLVDRNPELLSVGVRSDLGILRLDTGYHESFWAADSGRNDSTPQDSTTDDSSLPIQTAGSMSSMMSPAASTPDQPVDSGLLSTAKNRIRQTATEMWDDLIGLPGKLASLPEEIRQSLRDTGDESAAVNTNTVEVPITLNRRPWGTVEFSFQGDQASLWGSLTSRSLFPLTLYVGFAGLFAYFTVMAKIMGAFTGSQVVPDRVRGALDTLAEGLLLLDDKGHIVLANQAFLSCTGSVASEVRDRKIDELPWVHDADSNEDQHPWLRSIQSSESITTSIQRYRISSGEVRVFSVNTAPIGGDNSKRGALVTLRDVTHIEAHRAEQERMLSMLRSSRDEIRRKNRELELLATRDSLTNCLNRRAFFERFETLYSTATSNGTTLACLMFDNDHFKSVNDNYGHHIGDEVLRKVSKTIRDRHESRHLVCRYGGEEFCVVMPGCDLQHAIHEAEETRRAIMEIRLDDPAELRLTASIGVSELVNDPADPQELINQADACLYIAKQRGRNRVVAYEPGFEEQQESAKADDSRAAPSTAASVNGPAVPFQAVTALLGALSYRDSQTAEHSCRVADLCVRTARGLVDQKQLYMFEVAGLLHDIGKIGVPDHVLLKPGKLTAAEWKLMGEHDRIGVDIIEGTFDSPMLTEIIHSHHAFYAGGGRHDDLPHGKDIPLGARILTIADSYDAMVSDRVYRKGRSHEEAVEELRRCSGTQFDPDLVERFIEKIHPSELGQGLDENGLTKQAALKIGMHVELIADAMDHRDVNRLRELAVTLSGLAKSHQIDAIAHCAQSIETRAVESLERVKTAETATGISAFEIMDPEQEEENDWMQLLCEANNLLDLCRATQNVYLGDTTERNRQIIENFLTDVDA, encoded by the coding sequence TTGAAATTGTTTCGGACGTACTTCGCAGCGTTACGCATCGCTTTTGCGCTAACGTGCGTCAGCGTCGGGCTGTTGATATCGGCACAAATGTTTGGTGTCGTGCCCGACGTCGACCACGAACGCACGAAAGCCAAGCAATCGTATTGTGAATCGGTGGCGATTCACGCGGCGATGGCGGTGCGCCGTGGCCAGTGGTCCGACCTGGACGGCACCCTGAAAACCCTGGTCGACCGTAACCCTGAACTGCTTTCCGTCGGCGTCCGCAGCGATCTAGGCATCCTGCGTCTGGACACCGGTTATCACGAATCATTCTGGGCCGCCGATTCCGGACGCAACGATTCCACCCCACAAGATTCGACCACCGACGACTCATCATTGCCGATCCAAACGGCGGGATCGATGTCGTCCATGATGTCGCCCGCAGCGTCAACGCCCGACCAACCTGTGGATTCCGGTTTGTTGTCGACCGCGAAGAATCGCATCCGCCAAACCGCAACGGAAATGTGGGACGACTTGATCGGTTTGCCGGGCAAGCTGGCGTCGCTGCCCGAGGAAATCCGTCAGTCGCTGCGGGACACCGGCGACGAATCAGCGGCGGTCAACACCAACACGGTCGAAGTCCCCATCACACTGAACCGTCGGCCCTGGGGAACCGTGGAGTTTTCCTTCCAGGGCGATCAGGCATCCTTGTGGGGATCGTTGACCTCACGATCGTTGTTCCCTTTGACGCTTTATGTCGGATTCGCGGGGCTGTTCGCCTACTTCACTGTGATGGCCAAAATCATGGGCGCGTTTACCGGTTCGCAGGTCGTTCCCGATCGCGTTCGTGGTGCGCTGGACACGTTGGCCGAAGGCTTGTTGTTGCTGGACGATAAGGGGCACATCGTCTTGGCCAACCAAGCGTTTCTATCGTGCACCGGATCGGTCGCGTCGGAAGTCCGTGACCGAAAGATCGACGAATTGCCGTGGGTCCACGATGCCGATTCCAACGAAGACCAACATCCTTGGCTGCGAAGTATCCAGTCCAGTGAATCGATCACGACATCGATCCAGCGGTACCGCATCTCCAGCGGCGAGGTCCGCGTCTTTTCGGTCAACACCGCGCCGATCGGCGGCGACAACAGTAAGCGTGGGGCGCTGGTGACCCTGCGCGACGTCACGCACATCGAAGCCCACCGTGCCGAACAAGAACGCATGCTTTCGATGTTGCGGTCCAGTCGCGATGAAATTCGACGCAAGAACCGCGAACTGGAATTGCTGGCGACTCGCGACAGTCTGACCAACTGCCTAAACCGTCGCGCGTTCTTCGAACGCTTTGAAACGCTGTACAGCACCGCGACGTCCAACGGCACGACGCTGGCGTGTCTGATGTTCGACAATGACCACTTCAAAAGCGTCAACGACAACTACGGGCACCACATCGGCGACGAAGTGTTGCGGAAAGTGTCCAAGACGATTCGTGACCGCCATGAATCACGCCACCTGGTGTGTCGATACGGCGGTGAAGAATTTTGTGTGGTCATGCCGGGCTGTGATCTGCAGCATGCGATCCACGAAGCCGAAGAAACACGCCGGGCGATCATGGAAATCCGGTTGGATGATCCGGCCGAACTACGCCTGACCGCCAGCATCGGCGTGTCCGAATTGGTCAACGACCCGGCCGATCCCCAAGAACTGATCAACCAAGCCGACGCGTGCCTTTACATCGCCAAACAACGCGGTCGTAACCGTGTCGTCGCCTATGAACCGGGCTTCGAGGAACAACAAGAATCTGCCAAGGCAGACGATTCACGTGCCGCGCCGTCGACCGCCGCCTCGGTCAACGGTCCGGCGGTTCCCTTCCAAGCCGTCACGGCATTGCTGGGCGCGTTGTCGTATCGCGACAGCCAGACTGCTGAACACAGTTGCCGTGTTGCCGACCTGTGCGTCCGCACCGCCCGCGGCCTGGTCGACCAGAAACAGTTATACATGTTCGAAGTCGCCGGCTTGCTGCACGATATCGGCAAGATCGGTGTCCCCGACCACGTGCTGCTGAAGCCCGGCAAACTGACCGCTGCCGAATGGAAATTGATGGGTGAACACGACCGAATCGGCGTGGACATCATCGAAGGCACCTTCGATTCGCCGATGTTGACCGAGATCATTCACAGCCACCACGCCTTTTACGCCGGTGGGGGTCGTCACGATGATCTGCCGCACGGCAAAGACATCCCCTTGGGTGCACGCATCTTGACGATTGCCGACAGCTATGACGCCATGGTCAGCGATCGCGTGTACCGCAAAGGCCGCAGCCACGAAGAAGCCGTCGAAGAACTGCGACGTTGTTCCGGCACCCAGTTCGATCCGGACTTGGTCGAACGCTTCATCGAGAAAATCCACCCGAGCGAACTGGGACAAGGCTTGGACGAAAACGGGTTGACCAAGCAAGCCGCACTGAAGATCGGCATGCACGTCGAACTGATCGCCGACGCAATGGACCATCGTGACGTCAATCGTTTGCGAGAACTGGCGGTGACACTTTCCGGGCTGGCCAAGAGTCACCAGATCGACGCGATCGCCCACTGTGCCCAGTCCATCGAGACCCGCGCGGTGGAATCACTGGAACGCGTCAAGACGGCCGAAACCGCGACGGGAATTTCCGCGTTCGAGATCATGGATCCCGAACAAGAAGAAGAAAACGATTGGATGCAGTTGTTGTGTGAAGCCAATAACTTGCTGGACCTGTGTCGCGCCACCCAAAACGTCTACTTGGGCGACACCACCGAACGCAATCGTCAGATCATCGAAAATTTCTTGACCGACGTCGACGCCTAA